The bacterium genome segment GGGTAGGGTCAGCCTCGAAATCCCCACAATTTGAATAGCCTCAAATTTGTACAAAGATGTCATTTTGTACAAAAAATAGAGATACGTTTGAGAAAAAGGGGGTAGTTTATATAAAAAAAGGCGAGAATTTTGAATTCTCGCCTGGTGGGCAGGGACGGAGTTGAACCGCCGACACGTAGATTTTCAGTCTACTGCTCTACCGGCTGAGCTACCTGCCCTAATAAGTAGTTCAAAACAAAGGGTTTTTCAAAGAGGTGCGCAACATAGATGATCCGGCAAAAGGTGTCAAGCGGGATAGCTTTGGGGCAAAATGAGTATATATATCATGCCCCATCTGTGGATAACTGAAGCGCAGGGTCATGGGTACAACGTCAAGACCATAGTTATAAAAAAGATTTTAAAAAACATGAAGTTACGCGTTGACGGTATTTGGGCTCCTGTGATATACAGGCAAGGCAATTGAGGGTGCTGAAACATGTAAGTAATTGAAAATATTAATTAAATATTGTTCTAGGGGAAATTTTGAAACAAGGGTCAGGGAGGGGTCATGTCAGAGACGCGTTCGGCACTGAACAAGGAATTCAAAGTCGGTGATGTTGCTGTTTACCCAGCGCATGGGGTGGGCACTGTGCAGTCCATCGAAGAGCGCGAGATAGCCGGCAACAAGCACAAGTTTTACATCCTCAAGATCATGGACACCGGCATGACCATCATGGTCCCCACGGGCAACGTGCGCAACGTCGGCCTTCGCGAGGTGATAAACGACAGCGAAGTCGACATCGTCTATGAGATCATGCGCGAGCGCGACATCTCCATAAACGAGCAGACATGGAACCGTCGCTATCGCGAGTATATGGACAAGATAAAGACCGGCTCCATCTACGAGATCGCGGAGGTCCTGCGCGACCTCATGCTCCTGCGCTACGAAAAGGAGCTCTCATTCGGCGAGCGCAAGA includes the following:
- a CDS encoding CarD family transcriptional regulator, with translation MSETRSALNKEFKVGDVAVYPAHGVGTVQSIEEREIAGNKHKFYILKIMDTGMTIMVPTGNVRNVGLREVINDSEVDIVYEIMRERDISINEQTWNRRYREYMDKIKTGSIYEIAEVLRDLMLLRYEKELSFGERKMLDTARYLIIKELAIAQDMGEEEVAEEIDEIFAN